The following proteins come from a genomic window of Lolium rigidum isolate FL_2022 chromosome 5, APGP_CSIRO_Lrig_0.1, whole genome shotgun sequence:
- the LOC124657494 gene encoding uncharacterized protein LOC124657494, translating into MGDVRRSSKKARGMEATPAGEIDSIPDEILELVFLRSLPLELVRAAGTCKRWRRIITADGGRLIRSQHGTPSPHVAGHYRVDRRPHFSRSRPPGRNPVFVPSPPSPWADIFSAARNLALDFLPRPPSSGFCWELADTRGGLLLLVLLSEKKDPATVSRILVCDPMTRAYREVPLSTWFHRCSCLGAFLLDGEDPAGCISLSNFRVTSVLYRIKDAIQRASTYTTAVAGGGRDTIARACTFSSAGGGRWTSSYAQGTTGNDYWRWDCHVSFAGFGGGESVAYWRAGNHGALCLDKDAVELYALPDMPQDELHAPEHAYQLSWPPTIQAALP; encoded by the coding sequence ATGGGGGACGTCCGCCGCAGCAGCAAGAAAGCTCGGGGGATGGAAGCCACGCCGGCGGGCGAGATTGACTCCATCCCGGACGAGATTCTCGAGCTGGTATTCCTCCGCTCTCTGCCTCTCGAGCTCGTCCGCGCCGCGGGCACCTGCAAGCGCTGGCGACGCATCATCACGGCGGACGGCGGCCGCCTGATCCGCTCCCAACATGGCACTCCGTCCCCCCACGTCGCCGGCCACTACCGAGTTGACCGCCGGCCTCACTTTTCTCGCTCGCGACCGCCTGGGCGAAACCCTGTATTTGTTCCCTCCCCTCCGTCGCCGTGGGCGGACATCTTCAGCGCTGCACGAAACCTCGCGCTAGACTTCCTCCCGCGGCCGCCGTCGAGCGGTTTCTGCTGGGAGCTCGCCGACACGCGGGGTGGCCTCCTGCTGCTCGTGCTCCTCAGCGAGAAAAAGGACCCGGCGACAGTATCACGCATCCTCGTCTGCGATCCTATGACGCGAGCCTACCGGGAAGTCCCGCTCTCTACCTGGTTCCACCGATGCAGTTGCCTGGGCGCCTTCCTCCTCGACGGCGAGGACCCAGCAGGGTGCATAAGCTTGTCAAACTTCAGGGTGACATCCGTGCTCTATCGAATTAAAGACGCCATCCAACGGGCCAGCACGTACACCACCGCGGTCGCCGGCGGAGGTCGGGACACCATCGCAAGGGCCTGCACGTTCTCgtccgccggcggcggccgctggACATCTTCCTACGCGCAAGGCACAACCGGAAATGACTACTGGAGATGGGACTGCCATGTCTCCTTTGCAGGGTTTGGCGGTGGCGAATCCGTCGCTTACTGGAGGGCCGGAAACCACGGTGCTCTTTGTTTGGACAAGGACGCAGTTGAGCTCTACGCGTTGCCGGACATGCCCCAGGACGAGCTCCACGCGCCGGAGCATGCGTACCAGCTGTCGTGGCCACCTACGATTCAAGCTGCCTTACCCTAG